In Mycobacterium sp. 050128, one genomic interval encodes:
- the mftF gene encoding mycofactocin biosynthesis glycosyltransferase MftF (Members of this protein family, MftF, are glycosyltransferases, members of PF00535 (glycosyl transferase family 2). The encoding gene is found as part of the mycofactocin cassette, in Mycobacterium tuberculosis, many other Actinobacteria, and occasional members of other lineages. Mycofactocin itself, a putative redox carrier, is a heavily modified derivative of the C-terminal Val-Tyr dipeptide of the mycofactocin precursor MftA (TIGR03969).): MTAPRLPDGFAVQVDRRVRVLGDGSALLGGSPTRLLKLAPAAQDMLSDGRLKVRDDVSAQLARTLLDATVAHPRPAGGPSHRDVTVVIPVRDNVSGVRRLMNSLRGLRVIVVDDGSLSPIEQEDFAGTHCDIEVLHHPRSKGPAAARNTGLAACTTDFVAFLDSDVTPRRGWLEALLGHFCDPTVALVAPRIVGLAHSENVVARYEAVHSSLDLGQREAPVLPHSTVSYVPSAAIICRRSALAEVGGFDETMQSGEDVDLCWRLIEAGARLRYEPIALVAHDHRTQLRDWLARKAFYGGSAAPLSVRHPDKTAPVVISGWALMAWILMALGTSLSQLASIVIAVLTGRRIAKAMRSADTAFSDVVVIATRGLWSAALQLASAICRHYWPVALLAAVVSRRCRRVIVVAAVMDGVVDWLRRRDTTGDDAEPIGLLTYLLLKRVDDLAYGLGLWWGVVRERNLRALKPQIRS; the protein is encoded by the coding sequence ATGACCGCGCCTCGACTGCCGGACGGGTTCGCCGTTCAGGTCGATCGCCGCGTGCGGGTACTCGGCGACGGCTCGGCCTTGCTGGGCGGCTCGCCGACCCGACTGCTCAAGCTGGCTCCCGCCGCCCAGGACATGCTCTCGGATGGCCGGCTGAAGGTCCGCGACGACGTCAGTGCCCAGCTGGCCCGCACCCTGCTGGACGCCACCGTCGCCCATCCGCGCCCTGCGGGCGGCCCGTCGCATCGCGACGTCACTGTGGTAATTCCGGTGCGTGACAACGTTTCTGGTGTGCGACGCTTGATGAACTCGCTGCGCGGCCTGCGCGTGATCGTGGTGGACGACGGCTCGCTGTCGCCGATCGAGCAGGAAGACTTCGCCGGCACGCACTGCGACATCGAGGTGTTGCACCACCCCCGCAGCAAGGGTCCGGCGGCGGCACGCAACACCGGGCTGGCGGCGTGCACCACCGACTTCGTCGCGTTCCTGGACTCCGATGTGACGCCGCGCCGAGGCTGGCTGGAAGCTCTCCTCGGTCACTTCTGCGACCCGACGGTGGCCCTGGTGGCGCCCCGCATCGTCGGCCTGGCCCACAGCGAGAACGTGGTCGCCCGGTACGAGGCGGTGCACTCCTCACTGGACCTCGGGCAGCGCGAAGCGCCGGTGTTGCCGCACAGCACGGTGTCCTACGTGCCCAGCGCGGCGATCATCTGCCGCCGCTCGGCTCTCGCTGAGGTCGGCGGGTTCGACGAGACCATGCAGTCCGGGGAGGACGTCGACCTGTGCTGGCGACTGATCGAGGCGGGTGCCCGGCTGCGCTACGAGCCGATCGCGCTGGTCGCGCACGATCACCGCACCCAATTGCGGGATTGGCTTGCGCGCAAGGCATTCTATGGCGGTTCGGCGGCCCCGCTCTCGGTACGCCACCCGGACAAGACCGCCCCGGTGGTGATCTCCGGGTGGGCGCTGATGGCCTGGATCCTGATGGCGCTCGGGACCAGCCTGTCGCAGCTGGCGTCGATCGTGATCGCCGTGCTGACCGGCCGGCGCATCGCCAAAGCAATGCGCAGCGCCGATACCGCTTTCTCCGATGTCGTGGTGATCGCGACCCGCGGCCTGTGGTCGGCGGCGCTGCAGCTGGCGTCGGCCATCTGCCGGCACTACTGGCCCGTGGCGTTGCTCGCCGCCGTCGTGTCGAGGCGCTGTAGACGCGTCATCGTGGTGGCCGCCGTGATGGACGGCGTGGTCGACTGGCTGCGCCGCCGCGACACCACCGGCGACGACGCCGAGCCGATCGGCCTGCTGACCTATCTGTTGCTCAAGCGCGTCGACGACCTGGCTTACGGCCTCGGGCTATGGTGGGGCGTGGTCCGCGAACGCAACCTGCGCGCGCTCAAACCGCAAATCCGGAGCTAG
- the mftR gene encoding mycofactocin system transcriptional regulator (MftR, the mycofactocin system transcriptional regulator, is an uncharacterized TetR family DNA-binding transcription factor. Its role is inferred by context. It occurs as part of the biosynthesis locus for mycofactocin, a partially characterized electron carrier derived from the terminal Val-Tyr dipeptide of the precursor peptide MftA, through a radical SAM enzyme-mediated process.), whose amino-acid sequence MHPQARVGRRRSTTPDHITDVAIALFSSRGFAAVSVDDVAQAAGISRRTLFRYYASKNAILWGDFDSHLAHLRELLDTVGPRVPLGEALRAALLAFNTFDDSETVQHRQRMRVILQTAELQAYSMTMYAGWRDVIAAFVARRSGAKTTDLTPQTVAWTLLGVALSAYEHWLRDESVTLQAALGNAFDVVGPGLDKLKP is encoded by the coding sequence ATGCATCCGCAGGCGCGGGTCGGTCGGCGCCGCTCGACGACGCCGGACCACATCACCGACGTCGCCATCGCGTTGTTCAGCTCGCGGGGATTCGCCGCGGTGAGTGTCGACGACGTCGCGCAGGCCGCCGGGATCTCGCGCCGCACACTGTTCCGCTACTACGCCTCCAAGAACGCCATCCTCTGGGGTGACTTCGACAGCCACCTCGCACATCTTCGCGAGCTGCTCGACACCGTCGGTCCGCGAGTTCCGCTGGGCGAGGCACTGCGGGCAGCACTGCTGGCGTTCAACACCTTTGACGACTCCGAGACCGTCCAGCACCGTCAGCGGATGCGGGTCATCCTGCAAACCGCCGAACTGCAGGCGTATTCGATGACGATGTACGCCGGCTGGCGCGACGTGATCGCGGCGTTCGTCGCCCGGCGCTCGGGCGCCAAGACGACCGACTTGACGCCGCAGACCGTCGCGTGGACGCTGCTCGGGGTCGCGCTCTCGGCCTACGAGCATTGGCTGCGCGACGAGTCCGTTACGTTGCAGGCCGCACTCGGCAATGCCTTCGACGTCGTCGGTCCCGGGCTCGACAAGCTGAAACCATGA
- a CDS encoding DUF2332 domain-containing protein has translation MTADSEHLLHTLRSQGRFCGASGSKMYDELFELVASDVETGGIFAAILTGHEDDPSREAVPLRLLGGLHRLVLDGRAEVLRQWYPSTGGSWDAGSAWPEIKLAAAAHAESLRTALGQPPQTNEVGRSAALIGALLRINHETDFPIRLFEIGSSAGLNLRADRYHYRYDGGQWGPIDSPVIIDDAWQGRVPPAGSVRIVERRGYDIAPVDVTGTEGEMTALSYVWPDQAARLERLRGAIAVARTVPALLVRQSAGTAVGDLTLADGALTVLWHSITWQYLSQDERDAVRNGVNSLGDRADASAPFAHLTMEPERNGPGGPLKFLVRVHRWPGGEDVVLGECHPHGPPVNWR, from the coding sequence ATGACCGCCGACAGCGAGCACCTGCTGCACACCCTGCGGTCGCAGGGGCGATTCTGCGGTGCGTCGGGATCCAAGATGTACGACGAACTGTTCGAGCTGGTGGCCTCCGACGTCGAAACCGGCGGGATCTTCGCGGCGATCCTGACCGGCCACGAGGACGACCCGTCGCGCGAGGCGGTACCGCTGCGACTGCTGGGCGGCCTGCACCGGTTGGTGCTCGACGGCCGGGCTGAGGTGTTGCGCCAGTGGTATCCCAGCACCGGCGGCAGCTGGGACGCCGGCAGCGCGTGGCCCGAGATCAAGCTCGCCGCGGCGGCCCATGCCGAGTCGCTGCGTACGGCGCTGGGGCAGCCACCGCAAACCAATGAGGTGGGCCGATCCGCCGCGCTGATCGGTGCGCTGCTGCGTATCAATCACGAAACCGATTTCCCGATAAGACTTTTCGAGATCGGATCGAGTGCCGGATTGAACCTGCGGGCCGACCGATACCACTACCGCTACGACGGCGGGCAGTGGGGACCGATCGACTCACCGGTGATCATCGACGACGCATGGCAGGGCCGGGTGCCGCCGGCCGGTTCGGTGCGGATCGTCGAACGCCGGGGCTACGACATCGCGCCGGTGGACGTCACCGGCACCGAAGGCGAGATGACCGCGCTGAGCTACGTCTGGCCCGACCAGGCCGCCCGGCTGGAGCGGCTGCGTGGCGCCATCGCGGTCGCCCGCACGGTGCCCGCACTCCTGGTGCGACAGAGCGCCGGCACCGCCGTGGGCGACCTGACACTGGCCGACGGCGCATTGACGGTGCTGTGGCATTCGATCACGTGGCAGTACCTGTCGCAGGACGAACGCGACGCCGTGCGCAATGGGGTCAACTCGCTCGGCGACCGCGCCGACGCCTCAGCGCCGTTCGCGCATCTGACGATGGAACCCGAGCGCAACGGCCCGGGCGGTCCGCTCAAATTCCTGGTGCGCGTTCATCGCTGGCCCGGCGGCGAGGATGTGGTGCTGGGTGAATGCCATCCGCACGGCCCACCGGTGAACTGGCGATAG
- the mftB gene encoding mycofactocin biosynthesis chaperone MftB (MftB, a small protein, is a peptide chaperone that assists the radical SAM enzyme MftC in performing two modifications to the C-terminal Val-Tyr dipeptide of the mycofactocin precursor peptide, MftA. MftB's role is analogous to the role of PqqD in the biosynthesis of PQQ, a cofactor that derives entirely from a Tyr and a Glu in the precursor PqqA.), with amino-acid sequence MRGLLTVPAPAQARPTESRFDPDRGWRLHPQVAVRPEPFGALLYHFGTRKLSFLKNRTILAVVQSLADHPDVRSALRAEGVDDSEQGPYLHALGVLVDSRMLVPQEDHQ; translated from the coding sequence GTGCGGGGTCTACTGACCGTGCCTGCGCCCGCGCAGGCTCGACCGACCGAAAGCCGGTTCGACCCTGATCGCGGTTGGCGATTGCACCCGCAGGTCGCGGTTCGTCCGGAACCGTTTGGCGCCCTGCTTTATCACTTCGGCACCCGCAAGCTTTCGTTTCTGAAGAACCGCACCATTCTTGCGGTGGTGCAGTCGCTGGCCGACCATCCCGACGTCCGGTCCGCCCTGCGGGCCGAGGGAGTCGACGACTCAGAGCAGGGGCCGTACCTGCACGCGTTGGGTGTGCTGGTCGATTCCCGCATGCTGGTGCCCCAGGAGGACCATCAATGA
- the mftC gene encoding mycofactocin radical SAM maturase (MftC is a radical SAM/SPASM enzyme that catalyzes the first two steps in biosynthesis of the electron carrier mycofactocin from the terminal Val-Tyr dipeptide of the precursor peptide MftA.) produces MTTAAPVPRLVEQFEHGLDAPICLTWELTYACNLACVHCLSSSGKRDPRELSTRQCMDIIDELERMQVFYVNIGGGEPTVRQDFWELVDYATAHHVGVKFSTNGVRITPAVAERLAASDYVDVQISLDGATAEVNDAVRGPGSFAMAVRALENLATAGFKDAKISVVVTRHNVDQLDEFAALASQYGATLRITRLRPSGRGADVWEDLHPTAAQQVQLYDWLVAKGERVLTGDSFFHLAPLGASGALSGLNMCGAGRVVCLIDPVGDVYACPFAIHDRFLAGNVLSDGGFDNVWKNAPLFRELREPQSAGACGSCGHYDSCRGGCMAAKFFTGLPMDGPDPECVQGHSQSALARERETPRPRADHSRGQKVRQPVPLTLSVRPPQQPPARLCNESPV; encoded by the coding sequence ATGACAACAGCTGCCCCGGTACCCCGCCTCGTCGAGCAATTCGAGCACGGGCTGGACGCGCCCATCTGCCTGACATGGGAACTCACGTACGCCTGCAACCTGGCCTGCGTGCACTGCCTTTCCTCGTCGGGTAAGCGCGATCCACGCGAACTGTCCACCCGACAGTGCATGGACATCATCGACGAGCTGGAACGCATGCAGGTTTTCTACGTCAACATCGGTGGCGGGGAACCGACTGTGCGCCAGGACTTTTGGGAGCTCGTCGACTACGCCACCGCGCACCACGTCGGGGTGAAGTTCTCGACCAACGGGGTCCGCATCACGCCGGCGGTTGCCGAGCGACTGGCGGCCAGCGATTACGTCGATGTCCAGATCTCACTGGACGGCGCCACCGCCGAGGTCAACGATGCCGTCCGCGGGCCGGGGTCCTTCGCGATGGCGGTGCGTGCGCTGGAGAACCTGGCCACGGCCGGCTTCAAAGATGCCAAGATCTCTGTCGTGGTCACCCGCCACAACGTCGACCAGCTCGACGAATTCGCCGCCCTGGCAAGCCAGTACGGCGCCACGCTGCGGATCACTCGGCTGCGGCCCTCGGGGCGTGGCGCGGATGTCTGGGAAGACCTACACCCCACCGCGGCCCAGCAGGTTCAGCTCTACGACTGGCTGGTCGCCAAGGGGGAGCGGGTGCTCACCGGCGACTCCTTCTTCCATCTCGCCCCGCTCGGCGCCTCCGGCGCGCTGTCCGGCTTGAATATGTGTGGAGCCGGTCGAGTGGTGTGCCTGATCGACCCGGTGGGCGACGTGTACGCCTGCCCGTTCGCCATCCACGACCGCTTTCTGGCCGGAAACGTTTTGTCCGACGGCGGTTTTGACAACGTCTGGAAGAACGCTCCGCTGTTTCGTGAGCTGCGCGAGCCCCAATCGGCGGGCGCCTGCGGAAGTTGCGGGCACTACGACAGCTGCCGTGGCGGTTGCATGGCGGCCAAGTTCTTCACCGGCCTGCCAATGGACGGGCCGGATCCCGAATGCGTCCAGGGGCACAGCCAGTCGGCACTGGCCCGGGAACGGGAGACTCCGCGCCCGCGTGCCGACCACTCGCGCGGCCAGAAGGTTCGCCAGCCGGTGCCGCTGACGCTGTCGGTGCGGCCGCCGCAGCAACCGCCGGCGCGGCTGTGTAACGAAAGCCCGGTCTAG
- the mftG gene encoding mycofactocin dehydrogenase MftG, with protein sequence MTTHSDVLIVGAGSAGSVVAERLSADPAQSVTVLEAGPALADPALLAQTANGLQLPIGAGSPLVARFASRITDQPVRELPIVRGATLGGSGAVNGGYFCRGLPRDFDRAAIPGWAWSDVADHFRAIETDLDFTGPAHGDNGPILVRRTREMTGTTERFIAAAQTAGFSWIADLNDCGPELVPGVGAVPLNIVDGVRIGSGAGYLLPALGRSNLTLLSQTRAVRLRFNGTVTVGVDVVGPQGPATLTADRIVLCGGAIQSAQLLMLSGIGDEAMLRALGVPVVAPLPVGMNCRDHPEWVLPTDWSVATGRPVLEVVLNAADDIEIRPYTGGFVAMTGDGTAGHPDWPHLGVALMQPRARGRISLVSADPAVSPRIEHRYDSEPEDVAALRRGSELAREIASAATYVGPPVWATSQHLCASAPMGTDGDPHAVVDPRCRVYGMDNLWVIDGSILPFITSRGPHATIVMLGHRGAEFLR encoded by the coding sequence TTGACAACGCACAGCGATGTGCTGATCGTCGGCGCCGGAAGTGCTGGATCCGTTGTTGCCGAACGTCTTTCCGCCGACCCCGCCCAGTCCGTGACCGTCCTCGAGGCCGGCCCCGCGCTCGCCGACCCGGCGCTGCTGGCCCAAACCGCCAACGGGCTGCAGCTGCCGATCGGGGCGGGCAGTCCGCTGGTGGCGCGCTTTGCGAGTCGGATCACCGATCAGCCCGTTCGGGAACTGCCGATCGTGCGGGGGGCGACGCTCGGCGGCTCGGGGGCGGTCAACGGCGGATACTTCTGCCGCGGATTGCCACGCGATTTCGATCGGGCCGCAATACCGGGCTGGGCGTGGTCCGACGTGGCCGACCATTTCCGGGCCATCGAGACCGACCTCGACTTCACCGGTCCCGCCCACGGCGACAACGGGCCGATTCTGGTTCGCCGGACACGCGAAATGACCGGTACCACTGAGCGTTTCATCGCCGCGGCGCAGACCGCCGGGTTTTCCTGGATTGCCGACCTCAACGATTGCGGGCCCGAGCTGGTCCCGGGTGTCGGTGCGGTGCCGCTCAACATCGTCGACGGCGTCCGGATCGGGTCGGGCGCCGGATATCTGCTTCCGGCGCTGGGGCGATCCAACCTGACCCTGCTGTCGCAGACTCGGGCCGTGCGGCTGCGATTCAACGGCACCGTTACTGTCGGGGTCGACGTGGTGGGCCCGCAAGGCCCGGCGACGCTGACCGCCGACCGAATCGTCCTGTGTGGCGGTGCTATTCAATCAGCGCAGCTGCTGATGCTGTCCGGCATCGGCGACGAGGCGATGCTGCGGGCACTCGGTGTGCCGGTGGTCGCGCCGCTTCCGGTGGGGATGAACTGCCGCGATCACCCCGAATGGGTGCTGCCCACCGACTGGAGTGTGGCCACCGGGCGACCCGTGCTGGAGGTGGTGCTCAACGCCGCCGACGATATCGAGATCAGGCCGTACACGGGTGGGTTCGTCGCGATGACCGGTGACGGCACCGCCGGGCATCCCGACTGGCCGCATCTCGGGGTCGCGTTGATGCAGCCACGGGCGCGCGGGCGCATCTCGCTGGTGTCCGCGGATCCGGCCGTGTCCCCGCGAATCGAGCATCGCTACGACAGCGAACCCGAGGACGTCGCCGCGCTGCGCCGCGGCAGCGAGCTGGCACGTGAAATCGCCAGTGCGGCAACATACGTCGGGCCGCCGGTATGGGCGACGTCGCAGCACCTGTGTGCCAGCGCCCCGATGGGTACCGACGGTGACCCGCACGCCGTCGTCGACCCTCGGTGCCGGGTGTACGGGATGGACAACCTTTGGGTGATCGACGGCTCCATCCTGCCCTTCATCACCAGCCGTGGGCCGCATGCGACCATCGTGATGCTGGGGCACCGCGGGGCGGAATTCCTCCGGTGA
- the mftD gene encoding pre-mycofactocin synthase MftD (MftD, an enzyme found in the mycofactocin biosynthesis locus, performs an oxidative deamination of 3-amino-5-[(p-hydroxyphenyl)methyl]-4,4-dimethyl-2-pyrrolidinone (AHDP). The resulting compound, now called pre-mycofactocin (PMFT), is a biologically active redox cofactor that can oxidize the non-exchangeable NADH of TIGR03971 family SDR-type oxidoreductases.), translating into MADEWFETVAIAQQRAKRRLPKSVYSALVAASENGITVSDNVNAFGELGFAPHVVGAQEKRELSTTVMGQDISMPVLISPTGVQAVDPEGEVAVARAAAARGTAMGLSSFASKPIEEVIAANSKLFFQVYWLGGRDAIADRVERARAAGAVGLIVTTDWSFSHGRDWGSPKIPEEMNLRTILRLSPEAAFKPRWFLKWAKTMRPPTLSVPNQAARGEAGPPFFQAYGEWMGTPPPTWEDIAWLRELWGGPFMLKGVMRVDDAKRAVNAGVSAISVSNHGGNNLDGTPASIRALPPVVAAVGDQVEVLLDGGIRRGSDVVKAVALGARAVMIGRAYLWGLAANGQAGVENVLDVLRGGIDSALMGLGHASVHDLRPDDILVPDGFTRALGVAPA; encoded by the coding sequence GTGGCCGACGAGTGGTTTGAAACCGTCGCCATCGCTCAGCAGCGCGCAAAGCGCCGGCTGCCGAAATCCGTTTATTCGGCCCTTGTTGCGGCCAGCGAAAATGGAATTACGGTCTCCGACAATGTCAACGCTTTTGGAGAACTCGGATTCGCGCCGCATGTGGTAGGCGCGCAGGAAAAGCGTGAGTTGTCGACAACCGTTATGGGACAAGATATTTCCATGCCCGTGCTGATTTCGCCGACCGGCGTTCAGGCGGTCGACCCGGAAGGTGAGGTGGCCGTCGCGCGGGCCGCGGCGGCACGGGGAACGGCGATGGGTCTGTCCTCGTTCGCCAGCAAGCCGATCGAGGAAGTGATCGCGGCAAACTCCAAACTGTTCTTCCAGGTGTACTGGCTGGGCGGGCGCGACGCGATCGCCGACCGGGTGGAGCGGGCGCGCGCGGCCGGTGCGGTCGGTTTGATCGTCACCACCGACTGGTCCTTCTCACATGGGCGCGACTGGGGCAGTCCGAAGATTCCCGAAGAAATGAACCTGCGGACCATTCTGCGGTTGTCGCCGGAGGCGGCCTTTAAGCCCCGGTGGTTCCTGAAATGGGCGAAGACCATGCGTCCGCCGACCTTGTCGGTGCCGAACCAGGCGGCGCGCGGCGAGGCAGGTCCGCCGTTCTTCCAGGCCTACGGCGAGTGGATGGGCACCCCCCCGCCGACGTGGGAGGACATCGCCTGGCTGCGCGAGCTGTGGGGCGGGCCGTTCATGCTCAAGGGCGTCATGCGTGTCGATGACGCGAAAAGAGCTGTGAATGCTGGTGTTTCGGCGATATCGGTGTCCAACCACGGCGGCAACAACCTGGACGGGACGCCAGCGTCCATCCGGGCGTTGCCCCCGGTGGTGGCCGCGGTCGGCGACCAGGTCGAGGTGTTGCTGGACGGCGGCATCCGCCGTGGCAGCGACGTGGTGAAGGCCGTGGCCTTGGGAGCGCGGGCGGTGATGATCGGCCGCGCCTATCTGTGGGGCCTCGCCGCGAACGGTCAAGCCGGCGTCGAGAACGTGCTCGACGTCCTGCGCGGGGGTATCGACTCGGCGCTCATGGGCCTCGGGCATGCCTCGGTCCACGACTTGCGCCCGGACGACATTCTGGTGCCGGACGGGTTCACCCGCGCGCTCGGCGTTGCGCCGGCCTAA
- the mftE gene encoding mycofactocin biosynthesis peptidyl-dipeptidase MftE: MNSAYHHRVPVLGELGAATSYELFPTSPSIMIPLGSTEQHGPHLPLDTDTRIATAVARGARASLEQAWWVAPAISYGASGEHQSFAGTISIGTGALTMLLVEYGRSAADWAQRLVFVNGHGGNTEALHRAVTTLRSEGRDVTWCPCAAAGGDAHAGHTETSVLLHISPSDVLTDRWLAGNRAPLPELLPAMRTGGVAAVSPVGVLGDPTTATAAEGKRIFSEMVDGCVRRIVRWTPGPDGMLT, translated from the coding sequence GTGAATTCGGCCTACCATCACCGAGTGCCCGTACTCGGCGAATTAGGAGCTGCGACGTCGTACGAGCTATTTCCCACCTCGCCGTCGATAATGATCCCGCTGGGGTCGACCGAGCAACATGGTCCGCACCTGCCGTTGGATACCGACACCCGCATCGCGACTGCGGTCGCCAGGGGGGCCCGGGCAAGCCTTGAGCAGGCCTGGTGGGTGGCGCCGGCTATCTCCTACGGCGCCAGCGGTGAGCACCAGAGCTTCGCCGGAACGATCTCCATCGGCACCGGCGCCTTGACGATGCTGCTGGTCGAGTACGGCAGGTCGGCCGCCGACTGGGCCCAGCGCCTGGTCTTCGTCAATGGCCACGGCGGCAACACAGAGGCATTGCACCGCGCCGTGACCACCCTTCGCAGCGAAGGCCGCGACGTCACCTGGTGCCCGTGCGCGGCCGCGGGCGGCGACGCCCATGCCGGCCATACCGAAACATCGGTGTTGCTGCATATCTCGCCGTCCGATGTGCTGACCGACCGGTGGCTCGCCGGGAATCGGGCGCCGCTGCCCGAGTTGCTCCCGGCGATGCGCACCGGCGGCGTGGCGGCGGTCAGCCCGGTAGGCGTGTTGGGAGACCCCACCACCGCCACGGCGGCCGAGGGCAAGCGCATCTTCTCGGAGATGGTCGACGGTTGTGTGCGCCGCATCGTGCGCTGGACGCCCGGCCCCGACGGGATGCTGACATGA
- the mftA gene encoding mycofactocin precursor MftA (Mycofactocin is a small molecule electron carrier derived from the final two amino acids, Val-Tyr, of MftA, the mycofactocin precursor. It plays a role in redox homeostasis and the metabolism of alcohols and aldehydes in Actinobacteria, including Mycobacterium tuberculosis.) — protein MDREIETDAELVTETLVEEVSIDGMCGVY, from the coding sequence ATGGATCGCGAGATCGAAACCGACGCCGAGCTCGTCACCGAGACTCTGGTTGAAGAGGTGTCCATCGACGGAATGTGCGGGGTCTACTGA
- a CDS encoding RNA polymerase sigma factor, translating to MSAEPDHQSDARRALLALYDEALPVIYGYFVRRCGERAAAEDLTSETFLAAMDAARRAAPPPISVAWLLGVARHKLADHYRRGQDRLSVPMAELPEPVDTADDWDAELDRMVAEAVLARLTEPHRTVLVLRYMDDCSVGECAELIGRTVHATEALLVRARRAFKKQYPEGGTS from the coding sequence GTGAGCGCCGAACCGGATCACCAATCCGACGCTCGACGCGCGCTTTTGGCGCTCTACGACGAGGCGTTGCCGGTGATCTACGGGTACTTCGTCCGACGCTGCGGCGAACGTGCCGCGGCCGAGGACCTGACGTCGGAGACCTTCCTCGCGGCGATGGACGCCGCGCGTCGGGCAGCGCCGCCGCCGATCTCGGTTGCCTGGTTGCTCGGTGTGGCGCGACACAAACTGGCCGACCACTATCGCCGCGGTCAGGACCGGCTCAGCGTGCCGATGGCCGAGCTACCGGAACCCGTCGACACCGCCGACGACTGGGACGCCGAGCTGGATCGCATGGTCGCCGAAGCCGTGCTGGCCCGGCTGACCGAGCCGCACCGCACGGTGCTGGTGCTGCGCTACATGGACGACTGCAGCGTCGGCGAATGCGCCGAGCTGATCGGGCGCACGGTGCATGCCACCGAAGCGTTGCTGGTCCGGGCACGCCGCGCATTCAAGAAGCAGTACCCGGAAGGAGGCACGTCATGA